The proteins below come from a single Pieris brassicae chromosome 1, ilPieBrab1.1, whole genome shotgun sequence genomic window:
- the LOC123712630 gene encoding uncharacterized protein LOC123712630: protein MKSNACKVCGGSDLNLVDGFYYCVECGTQDQNIQERIVETVVFSDGTHAKYTTKKIYHTKNNEVEMSAEWYKWHAYNFILSGLTDELIAAGAKPSVRNKILWIWTRYIKKYQVKQTELLGEFFSNEHKEHIETELTSNYLSKQNKEKENHNFNTVKSSPLKDNKMCCSITSKDGKKDNCNLCTQDKNEYKENNSYRSKENNVTQDDDDEFLLDSDEEVSISSDEDDSIEHDEFSFKNEKKIRNMYKIHPLRKGVIIAIFYVALNLDRSHIHLSHLKRLLKSEQINIKNCTKYVPEDLDVRKIPHFLRFSNSLWNEYSTTQICTIVNSLFNNLDLGLPLIPDIRKIIEDFMTELCLPSDFKCLIESLIHHYPCRYFKVSQQIREFTFIADFETICMAYVVIALKMCFGLDSDYEVRLTDVVDKINEENNYPKAFNMYSNAGSTQRLFSFKDWCAYLRTRKMVVCKHNLFMDNYCQTQIADDYVFLEHLQERKKLQMTLGHEISMEIINKIPIEDKVSVIPRDEFNLINIPMTSATNVILEYLQDPDIRLVLSEDFTQYSLDYVTKYLSLKKNSLEKNIIQGVTLDNKIRNPIGPKSMTTFHKTSRESENVSVFVKFCDNDEYNLLKSEKNKNMSMDESSFNKEFTITETGYEDYNTSKCEKESSEIIFTNERTIKFVDYPNACIYDEDDKTELKEIIQEVSVDQQPENLVNTFSPDQAEESTAENSTNLTEVSIRHGTYDLPQNFDRKAIIDELINIAYQKHNIKPARTRKVSKPPEKKNPSSLPKKKKKENTNNYNLLSLYYQRLQEETNKQNYVSPSPNQNISNNISINNDSIRLQNTTLLDDNIEPNATEIMNDSDVKILENSLDDKELSTDESDDDYTLPPIISDSDIRNGKSISELNKAVKNILSREIAECDEPPAKKIKKDKSQLTEKIGEKIFCGDTKELKEFPYWVVWFNNMGPRANHVPFNKNLYQSFPHSFTFVLHHCSMIIDSCPFLIYRTMYHIEKLIAKDVGNRNYVR from the exons ATGAAATCAAATGCATGTAAAGTATGCGGCGGCTCAGATTTAAATCTTGTGGATggcttttattattgtgtTGAGTGTGGTACGCAGGACCAAAATATTCAAGAACGTATTGTTGAAACCGTTGTCTTCAGTGATGGCACTCATGCTAAATACACCactaagaaaatatatcacactaaaaataatgaagtgGAAA TGAGTGCGGAGTGGTACAAATGGCATGcctataactttattttatcagGACTAACAGATGAATTAATTGCTGCTGGTGCTAAACCAAGTGTGAGAAACAAAATTCTATGGATTTGGACAAGATATATTAAGAAGTATCAGGTCAAGCAGACTGA gctGTTGGGAGAGTTCTTCAGTAATGAGCACAAAGAGCATATAGAAACAGAATTAACTAGTAACTATTTATCAAAACagaataaagaaaaagaaaatcataattttaatacagtaaAATCATCTCCTCTTAAAGACAATAAAATGTGTTGCTCAATTACTTCTAAAGATGGCAAAAAGGATAATTGCAATTTATGTACGCAAGATAAAAATGAgtacaaagaaaataatagttatagaAGTAaggaaaataatgttacacaagatgatgatgatgaatttCTTCTTGATAGTGATGAAGAAGTTTCCATATCATCAGATGAAGATGATAGTATTGAGCATGACGAGTTTAGTTTTAAGAATGAAAAGAAGATAAgaaatatgtacaaaattCACCCATTGAGAAAGGGTGTTATAATTGCTATATTCTATGTTGCTTTAAATTTGGATAGAAGTCATATTCACTTATCACATTTAAAAAGACTCTTAAAGAGTgagcaaattaatattaaaaactgtaCAAAATATGTTCCTGAAGACCTGGATGTTAGAAAAATCCCACATTTTTTAAGGTTTAGCAACTCATTATGGAATGAATATTCCACTACACAAATTTGTACTATTGTAAATAGTCTTTTTAATAACCTTGATTTAGGCTTACCTTTAATACCagatataagaaaaattattgaagATTTTATGACAGAGCTCTGTTTGCCAAGTGACTTTAAATGCTTAATAGAGTCATTGATACACCACTACCCATGTAGATACTTTAAAGTCAGCCAACAAATCAGAGAATTCACATTTATTGCTGATTTTGAAACTATTTGTATGGCTTATGTAGTAATAGCactaaaaatgtgttttgGCTTAGATTCTGATTATGAAGTTAGGCTTACTGATGtagttgataaaattaatgaagaaaataattacCCTAAGGCATTTAACATGTACTCAAATGCTGGGAGCACACAAAGgctattttcttttaaagacTGGTGTGCATATCTTAGAACACGAAAAATGGTAGTATGCAAGCATAATTTATTCATGGATAATTACTGTCAGACCCAGATTGCTGatgattatgtttttttagaaCATCTTCAAGAAAGAAAGAAACTTCAAATGACTTTAGGACACGAAATATCTATGGAGATCATTAATAAGATTCCAATAGAAGACAAAGTATCTGTTATACCTAGAGATGAATTTAATCTGATTAACATCCCAATGACATCAGcaacaaatgtaatattagaatatttgCAAGATCCTGACATACGGCTTGTGCTTAGTGAAGATTTTACTCAATATAGTCTTGATTATGTTACCAAAtacttaagtttaaaaaaaaatagtctagagaaaaatataattcaaggAGTAACTTTAGACAACAAAATAAGAAATCCCATAGGTCCCAAAAGCATGACAACATTCCATAAGACATCTAGGGAAAGTGAAAATGTAAgtgtatttgttaaattttgcGATAACGATGagtataatttactaaaatcagaaaaaaataaaaatatgtctatGGACGAGAGTAGCTTCAATAAGGAATTTACCATCACTGAAACAGGTTATGAAGACTATAATACAAGTAAATGCGAGAAAGAGTCGTCAGAAATTATCTTTACCAATGAGagaacaataaaatttgttgaTTATCCAAATGCGTGTATATACGATGAAGACGATAAAActgaattaaaagaaataatacagGAAGTTTCAGTTGATCAACAGCCCgaaaatttagttaatacaTTTTCTCCTGATCAAGCTGAAGAATCCACTGCTGAAAACTCAACAAATTTAACGGAGGTTTCAATACGTCACGGAACTTACGACTTACCTCAGAATTTCGATCGAAAAGCTATTATTGatgaacttataaatattgcatatcaaaaacataacatCAAACCCGCAAGAACGAGGAAAGTATCTAAACCCCCAGAAAAGAAAAATCCCTCATCTCtcccaaaaaagaaaaaaaaagaaaatactaacAATTATAACTTGTTATCGCTATATTATCAACGTTTACAGGAAGaaactaataaacaaaattatgtaagCCCTTCtccaaatcaaaatatttctaataacaTTAGTATAAATAACGATAGCATAAGACTGCAAAATACGACGCTTCTTGATGATAACATAGAACCAAATGCAACTGAGATAATGAATGATTCAGATGTAAAAATTTTGGAAAATAGTCTTGACGATAAAGAATTATCAACTGATGAAAGTGATGATGATTACACATTGCCACCTATAATTTCAGATTCTGATATTCGAAATGGTAAAAGTATATCGGAATTAAATAaagctgtaaaaaatatactcagCAGAGAAATAGCAGAATGCGATGAGCCCCctgctaaaaaaattaaaaaagataaatctCAATTAACAGAGAAAATTggggaaaaaatattttgtggggacacaaaagaattaaaagaatttCCGTATTGGGTAGTTTGGTTCAACAACATGGGGCCTCGCGCTAATCATGTGCCATTTAATAAGAATCTATATCAAAGCTTTCCTCATAGTTTTACATTTGTTCTTCATCATTGTTCTATGATTATAGACTCTTGCCcttttcttatttatagaACAATGTACCATATAGAAAAACTAATTGCAAAAGATGTAGGTAATAGAAACTATGTTAggtga
- the LOC123714482 gene encoding THO complex subunit 3, whose amino-acid sequence MKESKQGQTPIEDLQELRNYFASHNVVREYIAHTSKVHSVGWSCDGRRLASGSFDKTVVIFNLERNRLVQDFVFRGHTGSVDQLCWHASHPDLLSTASGDKSVRIWDARSHKCAAAISTKGENINIAWSPNGSTIAVGNKEDLVSFIDARNYKVVTEEQFNFEVNEISWNNSSDLFFLTNGLGCVHILTYPSLELQTVLKAHPGTCICIEHEPTGRYFATGSADALVSLWDVNELACLRVFSRLEWPVRTLSFSFDGRLLASASEDHIIDIGDTESGEKVAEIPVQAATFTVAWHPSRYLIAYACEDKEPSERKRDAGNLKLWGLSNS is encoded by the exons atgaAAGAATCTAAGCAAGGACAAACCCCAATAGAAGATTTACAAGAGCTTCGTAATTATTTCGCTTCGCACAATGTAGTGCGAGAATACATTGCACATACATCTAAAGTACATTCTGTTGGCTGGTCTTGCGATGGTAGACGATTAGCTTCAGGATCCTTTGATAAAACTGttgtaattttcaatttagaGAGGAACAGATTA GTACAAGATTTCGTATTTCGCGGACACACAGGTTCAGTAGATCAATTGTGCTGGCATGCCTCTCATCCTGATCTGCTCAGCACAGCCAGTGGCGATAAATCAGTGAGGATATGGGACGCTCG atcACATAAATGTGCAGCTGCAATATCAACTAAAGGAGAGAATATAAACATAGCCTGGTCACCCAATGGTTCAACAATTGCTGTTGGCAATAAGGAAGACCTTGTCTCCTTCATAGATGCACGTAATTATAAAGTA gtcACGGAAGAACAATTTAACTTTGAAGTCAATGAAATTTCATGGAATAATTCATCAGATCTCTTCTTCTTAACGAATGGTTTGGGTTGCGTACACATATTAAC GTATCCATCTTTAGAACTACAAACAGTACTAAAAGCTCATCCAGGcacatgtatttgtatagaaCATGAGCCCACTGGAAGATATTTTGCGACAGGTTCAGCCGATGCTCTAGTGTCACTGTGGGATGTCAATGAATTGGCATGTTTAAGAGTGTTTTCAAG ATTAGAGTGGCCAGTCAGAACACTATCCTTCAGTTTTGATGGACGATTGCTGGCTTCAGCCAGTGAGGACCACATAATTGATATTGGCGATACTGAAAGCG gTGAAAAAGTAGCAGAAATTCCTGTACAAGCGGCAACATTTACTGTAGCATGGCATCCCTCTCGTTACTTAATTGCTTATGCATGTGAAGATAAGGAACCTTCGGAAAGAAAACGTGATGCTGGTAATCTTAAGTTATGGGGGCTAAGTAATAGCTAG
- the LOC123714455 gene encoding NADPH-dependent diflavin oxidoreductase 1 isoform X2, giving the protein MCMAKRIVILYGSQTYTSQEIAERIWRTTKILGLKGPVQAMDDFPISKLIHEQYALFVCATTGEGDEPDNMKAFWKFLLRKNLPSNSLVNLKFGVIGLGDSSYDKFNFAAKKLHKRLLQLGAQPLLDTALCDYQHDLGHDAVLIPWLEKFYAKLNTAQKIDPNIGVTKFVPRWKTTIIKNNITMMSECGLNKDMYFGSTNTDHFVNPIYLEIESNSRTTHESHFQDVRLLSFKTVHKEKINYCPGDVFNIRPRNSKDDIEDLFGIFETHNIDIKPHYMLNIEEYHEDMPVPQFLKQPLPMYVIAEQYWDLKAFPTQYVFSLLALISDDRLERDKCRELSSAEGQEEWLSYCRRPKRTILEVLHDFHISASNLTIEVLFELFSTIKPRSFSIASSCLPGQGCKIELLVAIVKYQTKIKKPRLGLGSNWLKGLNVGDKVFGWIKKGVFKFPAANIPLILIGPGTGLAPFRNLIQERVALNIADKNILHLFFGCRYKDGDFHCRDELQMWQKNDKISLYCAFSRDQENKIYVQHKIVENKDKLHNLLINQGAYVFISGNSKNMPKNVKDAFVEHVLKGVENADSFMENMVNIGRFQTETW; this is encoded by the exons ATGTGTATGGCAAAAAGAATCGTGATTTTATACGGTAGTCAGACCTATACATCACAAGAAATTGCAGAGAGAATCTGGCGCACTACAAAAATCTTAGGGCTTAAAGGACCGGTGCAGGCCATGGATGATTTTCCAATCTCGAAGCTTATCCACGAACAATATGCCCTATTCGTTTGTGCAACAACTGGCGAAGGAGATGAGCCAGACAATATGAAGGCATTTTGGAAGTTCTTGCTGCGAAAAAACCTCCCATCTAATTCTTTAGTGAATCTCAAGTTTGGAGTGATTGGTCTTGGTGACTCATCatatgataaatttaattttgcagccaaaaaacttcataagcgTCTCTTGCAATTAGGGGCGCAGCCCTTACTGGACACTG CTCTCTGTGATTATCAACATGACTTAGGACATGACGCTGTTTTGATCCCATGGCTTGAAAAGTTCTATGCAAAATTAAACACAGCACAAAAAATTGACCCAAATATTGGAGTAACAAAGTTTGTTCCACGTTggaaaacaacaataattaaaaataacattactaTGATGTCTGAATGTggattaaataaagatatgtACTTTGGAAGTACAAACACTGATCACTTTGTCAATCCCATATACTTGGAAATAGAAAGTAATTCTCGTACAACACATGAATCACATTTTCAA GATGTAAGATTACTTTCCTTTAAAACTgtacataaagaaaaaattaattactgtCCTGGagatgtatttaatataagaccACGAAATAGTAAAGATGATATTGAGGATCTGTTTGGAATATTTGAAACtcataatattgatattaaaccGCATTACATGTTAAACATAGAAGAATATCATGAAG ACATGCCAGTTCCTCAATTTCTCAAACAACCCTTACCAATGTATGTGATAGCAGAACAGTATTGGGATTTAAAAGCATTTCCTACGCAATATGTCTTTTCTCTTCTAGCACTTATATCAGATGATAGGTTAGAGAGAGACAAATGTAGAGAACTCAGTTCTGCTGAGGGACAGGAGGAGTGGCTAAGTTATTGCAGGAGACCAAAAAGGACTATTTTGGAG GTGTTACATGACTTCCACATATCAGCATCAAATCTCACAATAGAAGTGCTATTTGAGTTGTTCTCCACAATTAAACCTCGCTCCTTTTCTATTGCAAGTAGTTGTTTACCAGGACAAG GTTGTAAAATAGAATTACTAGTGGCTATAGTGAAGTATCAAACTAAGATTAAAAAACCACGCCTGGGTTTAGGTTCCAACTGGTTGAAAGGATTAAATGTAGGTGACAAAGTGTTTGGTTGGATTAAAAAAggagtttttaaatttcctgCAGCG aataTACCATTAATTCTAATAGGTCCAGGCACTGGCTTGGCTCCATTCCGTAATCTTATTCAAGAAAGGGTAGCTCTCAATATTGCTGATAAGAATATATTACACCTATTTTTTGGCTGTCGGTATAAAGATGGAGATTTCCACTGTAGAGATGAGTTACAAATGTGGCAGAAAAATGACAAGATTTCTCTATACTGTGCCTTTTCTAGGGaccaagaaaataaaat ATATGTTCAACATAAGATAGTAGAAAACAAAGACAAACTACACAATCTTCTGATAAATCAGGGAGCTTATGTCTTTATATCTGGCAACTCCAAGAATATGCCTAAAAACGTGAAAGATGCATTTGTTGAACATGTGTTGAAAGGAGTAGAAAATGCTGATAGTTTTATGGAAAATATGGTTAATATTGGCAGATTTCAAACTGAAACTTGGTAA
- the LOC123714474 gene encoding U3 small nucleolar ribonucleoprotein protein IMP4, with the protein MLRRQARLRREYLYRKSAEDKQKSIQAKKDQLKKCLEENIPIHGDLRKEAIALQQRLEFEDKGPEKSAVIGGFSGGVNTLNSQDDEYRYAGVEDPKIMITTSREPSARLKMFVKELRLIFPNSQRMNRGGYEMSQLIHACRANDVTDFIVVHEHRGVPDSLVICHLPYGPTASFTLSGVVMRHDIPDIGPMSEQYPHLIFHNFKTDLGIRTMSILKYLFPVPKPDSKRVITFANNDDYICFRQHTHKKAGKEIELSEVGPRFQMKLYEIKLGTLEALEAADTEWALRPYMNTAAKRRFLSEEDGWQEEE; encoded by the exons ATGCTACGGAGGCAAGCGCGATTGCGCCGCGAATATTTGTACAGGAAGTCGGCAGAAGATAAACAAAAGAGTATTCAAGCTAAAAAAGatcaactaaaaaaatgtttagaagaGAATATTCCAATACATGGAGACCTAAGGAAAGAAGCAATAGCGTTACAACAAAGATTAGAATTTGAAGACAAAG GTCCAGAAAAATCTGCAGTAATTGGTGGCTTCAGTGGGGGCGTAAACACATTAAATTCTCAAGATGATGAGTATAGATATGCAGGTGTCGAAGATCCTAAGATTATGATTACAACATCCAGGGAGCCTAGTGCAAGGcttaaaatgtttgttaaagAGTTAAG ACTAATATTTCCTAACAGCCAACGTATGAATCGTGGGGGTTATGAAATGTCCCAACTCATTCATGCATGTCGAGCTAATGATGTCACAGATTTCATAGTTGTTCATGAACACAGAGGAGTACCTGATAGTTTG GTAATATGTCATCTTCCCTATGGCCCCACAGCATCATTTACATTGTCAGGTGTGGTGATGAGACATGATATTCCAGATATAGGGCCCATGAGTGAACAGTACCCACACCTTATATTCCATAACTTTAAAACAGATCTTG GTATAAGAACGATGAGTATTTTAAAGTACCTGTTTCCAGTACCTAAGCCAGACTCAAAGCGAGTGATAACTTTTGCCAATAATGATGATTACATCTGCTTTAGACAACATACACATAAGAag GCTGGTAAAGAAATAGAGCTCTCTGAAGTAGGTCCTCGCTTCCAAATGAAACTGTATGAGATAAAATTAGGCACTTTAGAAGCTCTGGAAGCAGCTGACACTGAATGGGCCTTACGTCCCTACATGAACACTGCTGCCAAACGACGATTCCTCAGTGAGGAGGATGGATGGCAGGAGGAAGAATGA
- the LOC123714455 gene encoding NADPH-dependent diflavin oxidoreductase 1 isoform X1, translating to MCMAKRIVILYGSQTYTSQEIAERIWRTTKILGLKGPVQAMDDFPISKLIHEQYALFVCATTGEGDEPDNMKAFWKFLLRKNLPSNSLVNLKFGVIGLGDSSYDKFNFAAKKLHKRLLQLGAQPLLDTALCDYQHDLGHDAVLIPWLEKFYAKLNTAQKIDPNIGVTKFVPRWKTTIIKNNITMMSECGLNKDMYFGSTNTDHFVNPIYLEIESNSRTTHESHFQDVRLLSFKTVHKEKINYCPGDVFNIRPRNSKDDIEDLFGIFETHNIDIKPHYMLNIEEYHEDMPVPQFLKQPLPMYVIAEQYWDLKAFPTQYVFSLLALISDDRLERDKCRELSSAEGQEEWLSYCRRPKRTILEVLHDFHISASNLTIEVLFELFSTIKPRSFSIASSCLPGQGNLGCKIELLVAIVKYQTKIKKPRLGLGSNWLKGLNVGDKVFGWIKKGVFKFPAANIPLILIGPGTGLAPFRNLIQERVALNIADKNILHLFFGCRYKDGDFHCRDELQMWQKNDKISLYCAFSRDQENKIYVQHKIVENKDKLHNLLINQGAYVFISGNSKNMPKNVKDAFVEHVLKGVENADSFMENMVNIGRFQTETW from the exons ATGTGTATGGCAAAAAGAATCGTGATTTTATACGGTAGTCAGACCTATACATCACAAGAAATTGCAGAGAGAATCTGGCGCACTACAAAAATCTTAGGGCTTAAAGGACCGGTGCAGGCCATGGATGATTTTCCAATCTCGAAGCTTATCCACGAACAATATGCCCTATTCGTTTGTGCAACAACTGGCGAAGGAGATGAGCCAGACAATATGAAGGCATTTTGGAAGTTCTTGCTGCGAAAAAACCTCCCATCTAATTCTTTAGTGAATCTCAAGTTTGGAGTGATTGGTCTTGGTGACTCATCatatgataaatttaattttgcagccaaaaaacttcataagcgTCTCTTGCAATTAGGGGCGCAGCCCTTACTGGACACTG CTCTCTGTGATTATCAACATGACTTAGGACATGACGCTGTTTTGATCCCATGGCTTGAAAAGTTCTATGCAAAATTAAACACAGCACAAAAAATTGACCCAAATATTGGAGTAACAAAGTTTGTTCCACGTTggaaaacaacaataattaaaaataacattactaTGATGTCTGAATGTggattaaataaagatatgtACTTTGGAAGTACAAACACTGATCACTTTGTCAATCCCATATACTTGGAAATAGAAAGTAATTCTCGTACAACACATGAATCACATTTTCAA GATGTAAGATTACTTTCCTTTAAAACTgtacataaagaaaaaattaattactgtCCTGGagatgtatttaatataagaccACGAAATAGTAAAGATGATATTGAGGATCTGTTTGGAATATTTGAAACtcataatattgatattaaaccGCATTACATGTTAAACATAGAAGAATATCATGAAG ACATGCCAGTTCCTCAATTTCTCAAACAACCCTTACCAATGTATGTGATAGCAGAACAGTATTGGGATTTAAAAGCATTTCCTACGCAATATGTCTTTTCTCTTCTAGCACTTATATCAGATGATAGGTTAGAGAGAGACAAATGTAGAGAACTCAGTTCTGCTGAGGGACAGGAGGAGTGGCTAAGTTATTGCAGGAGACCAAAAAGGACTATTTTGGAG GTGTTACATGACTTCCACATATCAGCATCAAATCTCACAATAGAAGTGCTATTTGAGTTGTTCTCCACAATTAAACCTCGCTCCTTTTCTATTGCAAGTAGTTGTTTACCAGGACAAGGTAATTTAG GTTGTAAAATAGAATTACTAGTGGCTATAGTGAAGTATCAAACTAAGATTAAAAAACCACGCCTGGGTTTAGGTTCCAACTGGTTGAAAGGATTAAATGTAGGTGACAAAGTGTTTGGTTGGATTAAAAAAggagtttttaaatttcctgCAGCG aataTACCATTAATTCTAATAGGTCCAGGCACTGGCTTGGCTCCATTCCGTAATCTTATTCAAGAAAGGGTAGCTCTCAATATTGCTGATAAGAATATATTACACCTATTTTTTGGCTGTCGGTATAAAGATGGAGATTTCCACTGTAGAGATGAGTTACAAATGTGGCAGAAAAATGACAAGATTTCTCTATACTGTGCCTTTTCTAGGGaccaagaaaataaaat ATATGTTCAACATAAGATAGTAGAAAACAAAGACAAACTACACAATCTTCTGATAAATCAGGGAGCTTATGTCTTTATATCTGGCAACTCCAAGAATATGCCTAAAAACGTGAAAGATGCATTTGTTGAACATGTGTTGAAAGGAGTAGAAAATGCTGATAGTTTTATGGAAAATATGGTTAATATTGGCAGATTTCAAACTGAAACTTGGTAA